The sequence AGTTTGATTGCTTTTTTAATTGGTAATTATGTTGGTGAGAAAAAATTATTATCTACAGCGATAAAATGAACTAATAACCCACGATTTCAAGAGAATATTTATGCCTTGGATACAAATACGTCTGAATTCAACAGCCGAGCATGCAGAAGCCTTAAGTGATATATTAACGGAAGCCGGAGCGGTTTCTGTCACCTTTCAGGATAGTTATGACAACCCTGTTTTTGAACCCCTACCAGGTGAAACTCGTCTTTGGGGAGATACTGATGTTATTGGTTTATTTGATGCCAAAAGCGATATGGAGCAGGTTATTAGTCAACTTGAAAGTCACTCCTTATTGGGTAAAAATTTTGTGCATAAAATTGAACAAATAGAAGATAAAGATTGGGAGCGTGAATGGATGGATAATTTCCATCCCATGCGTTTTGGAGATAAATTATGGATTTGTCCTAGCTGGAGTGATACACCAGATACCAATGCAGTCAATGTCATTTTGGATCCTGGCTTGGCGTTTGGTACCGGCACACACCCTACCACATCACTCTGTTTAGAGTGGTTAGATAGCTTAAATTTGACAGACAAAACGGTTATCGATTTTGGTTGTGGCTCAGGCATACTGGCTATAGCCGCACTTAAATTAGGTGCAAAAAAAGCCATTGGTATTGATATCGATCCACAAGCTATTCTTGCTAGCCATAATAACGCCGA is a genomic window of Arsenophonus apicola containing:
- the prmA gene encoding 50S ribosomal protein L11 methyltransferase, with translation MPWIQIRLNSTAEHAEALSDILTEAGAVSVTFQDSYDNPVFEPLPGETRLWGDTDVIGLFDAKSDMEQVISQLESHSLLGKNFVHKIEQIEDKDWEREWMDNFHPMRFGDKLWICPSWSDTPDTNAVNVILDPGLAFGTGTHPTTSLCLEWLDSLNLTDKTVIDFGCGSGILAIAALKLGAKKAIGIDIDPQAILASHNNAEQNNVADKLVLYLAKDQPKDLKADIVIANILAGPLRQLADVIGRLTNPNGLLGLSGILASQAEGVITAYQQQFNIEPIIEKEGWCRMTGIKKTD